From the genome of Campylobacter suis, one region includes:
- a CDS encoding c-type heme family protein — protein sequence MKYRFALIISVFALLYIVILSMFFAFYRELALKDAKQEALHVLNTMNAVRDYVSNVQRPLIDELKESGDLSPEFFDPRLLSSSYITREIYEIQLQKQNINYSYKLIATDPLNPAHQGTPFEYEILENFKEKKYEEYSQIIYDSNASYIYVGLPIKNSQASCVVCHNINSAPKKMVEQYKNIENFQGQVGDTIAMISFKIPVKHILSYHKNEFIASAIALLVVVMVLLFFVFKIHQKVAKIKEQNEQLMINQSRLASMGEMIGNISHQWKQPLAQISSILINLELFNERGKLTKEILNEKIKETDEQVKFMSETIDDFKNFFNPNAPKSEFSSYTAINQAIKLLRAPLKKHCVNVLFEPEQNFTLFGNVNEIIQILINIINNAKEAFNGQEISEKQVKISSLINENSKMIMIENNAGNIDDSVISKIFEPNFTTKKSGSGLGLYMSQMIIKKYNGEISVRNVNNSVIFTINIFNS from the coding sequence TTGAAGTATAGGTTTGCGCTGATTATATCGGTATTTGCACTGCTTTACATAGTCATACTTTCGATGTTTTTTGCGTTTTATCGAGAGCTTGCTTTAAAAGATGCAAAACAAGAGGCCTTGCATGTTTTAAATACCATGAATGCCGTCAGAGACTATGTCTCAAATGTTCAGCGCCCCTTAATAGATGAACTAAAAGAAAGTGGTGATCTATCGCCAGAGTTTTTTGATCCAAGGCTTCTTTCATCATCTTATATAACAAGAGAAATTTATGAAATTCAGCTTCAAAAGCAAAACATAAACTATAGCTATAAATTAATAGCCACCGATCCGTTAAATCCAGCCCATCAAGGCACGCCATTTGAGTATGAAATTTTAGAAAATTTCAAAGAGAAAAAATACGAAGAGTATTCACAGATCATTTATGATTCAAACGCATCCTATATATATGTAGGACTTCCTATTAAAAATTCACAAGCCTCATGCGTGGTTTGTCATAACATAAATAGTGCGCCAAAAAAAATGGTCGAGCAGTATAAAAATATAGAAAATTTCCAAGGTCAGGTGGGCGACACTATAGCTATGATCTCGTTTAAAATACCTGTAAAACATATATTAAGCTATCATAAAAATGAATTTATAGCCAGTGCTATTGCTCTGCTTGTCGTTGTTATGGTATTGTTGTTTTTTGTATTTAAAATTCATCAAAAAGTAGCCAAAATCAAAGAACAAAACGAGCAGTTGATGATAAATCAAAGTCGTTTAGCCAGCATGGGTGAGATGATAGGCAATATCTCCCATCAATGGAAGCAGCCACTAGCCCAAATAAGCTCGATACTTATAAATTTAGAGCTTTTTAATGAGCGCGGAAAGTTAACAAAAGAGATATTAAATGAAAAGATAAAAGAGACGGATGAGCAGGTTAAATTTATGTCTGAGACTATTGATGATTTTAAAAACTTCTTTAATCCAAATGCTCCAAAGTCCGAATTTTCAAGCTATACAGCGATAAATCAAGCCATAAAACTACTTCGCGCCCCACTTAAAAAACACTGCGTAAATGTACTTTTTGAACCAGAGCAAAATTTTACCCTTTTTGGAAATGTAAATGAAATAATACAAATTTTAATAAACATTATAAACAATGCAAAAGAGGCTTTTAATGGGCAAGAAATTTCAGAAAAACAGGTGAAAATTTCATCACTCATAAATGAAAACTCAAAAATGATAATGATAGAAAATAATGCTGGAAACATCGATGATAGCGTTATAAGTAAAATTTTTGAACCAAATTTTACTACTAAAAAATCTGGCAGCGGACTTGGTCTTTATATGAGCCAGATGATCATTAAAAAATACAACGGAGAGATCTCTGTTCGCAATGTAAATAATAGCGTAATATTTACAATTAATATTTTTAATTCATAA
- a CDS encoding response regulator transcription factor: protein MLDDSILDILSNKKALCLEDEPGILKNMTEVLGLFFNEVKGVKDGLEALDEAMTNLYDVFIFDITVPHIDGLEVIKRVRAKNHKIPIIIVSSHTEQEYLWRAVELKITRFLLKPFDKNALIGALKDVALELVDHQPIVKIKDGMEYDFAKKIIHYQDEQIQHLSKSESKLFEYFLNHKNQNVTYEELFDYMWEFEQPTKEAIKTIVKELRKKVGKDVIKNLYGIGYMFEV, encoded by the coding sequence ATGTTAGATGATAGCATCTTGGATATTTTGTCAAATAAAAAGGCGCTTTGTCTCGAAGATGAGCCTGGAATTTTAAAAAATATGACTGAGGTTTTGGGTCTATTTTTCAACGAAGTAAAAGGAGTGAAAGACGGACTTGAGGCTCTTGATGAAGCGATGACAAATTTATATGATGTTTTTATATTTGACATCACTGTGCCACATATAGATGGGCTTGAAGTGATAAAAAGAGTACGAGCTAAAAATCATAAAATCCCTATCATCATAGTCTCTTCACATACCGAACAAGAGTACTTGTGGCGCGCAGTTGAGCTAAAAATAACACGCTTTTTGCTAAAACCTTTTGATAAAAATGCACTAATCGGAGCTCTTAAGGATGTAGCTTTAGAGCTGGTAGACCATCAGCCGATAGTAAAGATAAAAGATGGCATGGAGTATGACTTTGCTAAAAAGATCATACACTATCAAGATGAGCAAATTCAGCACCTTTCAAAGAGCGAAAGTAAGCTTTTTGAGTACTTTTTAAACCATAAAAATCAGAATGTAACCTACGAGGAACTTTTTGATTATATGTGGGAGTTTGAGCAGCCAACAAAAGAGGCTATAAAGACGATAGTAAAAGAGCTTAGAAAAAAGGTCGGCAAGGATGTTATTAAAAATTTATACGGCATAGGATATATGTTTGAAGTATAG
- a CDS encoding cache domain-containing protein, whose protein sequence is MFKNLKISTKLTLTSCGLAVLILLMVVGIVAFKSLKMANENTSAYIKSEVEKNAKSIAVFLSDGLQASRVLSEMISGTLESGHKLSPESLLDVFLGVAKNNPNFASVWFMPDDKRYYSKEIDGVYGKFVSKTNDFIIPIVSNATGTPVQDQSEGDHLQKEFYNASKNSKKAQILDPYVDVLEGKNVLITSFTSPVIVDDKVVGVVGIDMNVAKLQETVGAIKLYDTDYSFLFSHTGKFVAHNKAELIGKKATDINPDLQVFIDRLSTNESLEIETVSVLTNRAAKMVYAGISVPEFDKNWGIVLVADVDETLADVNELKNFMIIFSLISVIVLFLTMWSYSRTFGKRIERVASNLEHFFEFLNFKTDKAELIAIKANDEIGKMGMLINDNIKITQQNLVEQNEFIAQASGFVDQIKQGNFTATLNAHTAHPALNELKETFAQLQRALKDGIANNVVELSGLLDKFKNQDYTGRMNDNGQIAVGINALGDAITAMLKTNLDQAEVLQQKAQILADSMKQVTDGANSQANSLQESAAAVEEMS, encoded by the coding sequence ATGTTTAAAAACTTGAAAATTTCAACGAAACTCACTCTGACAAGCTGCGGCTTGGCAGTTTTGATTTTGTTGATGGTCGTGGGTATAGTTGCGTTTAAGTCGCTAAAAATGGCAAATGAAAATACAAGTGCCTATATAAAAAGCGAAGTCGAGAAAAACGCCAAAAGCATAGCAGTATTTTTATCTGATGGCTTGCAAGCTTCAAGGGTGCTTTCAGAAATGATCTCTGGAACGCTTGAGTCTGGGCACAAGCTCTCGCCTGAGTCTTTACTTGATGTATTTTTAGGTGTTGCAAAAAATAATCCAAATTTTGCAAGTGTTTGGTTTATGCCTGATGATAAGAGGTATTATAGTAAAGAGATAGATGGTGTATATGGAAAGTTTGTCTCTAAAACAAATGACTTTATAATACCTATAGTTTCAAATGCCACTGGTACTCCAGTTCAAGATCAAAGTGAGGGCGATCACCTTCAAAAAGAGTTTTATAATGCTTCAAAAAATAGCAAAAAAGCTCAAATTTTAGACCCATATGTTGATGTTTTAGAGGGTAAAAATGTCTTAATAACATCATTTACTTCGCCAGTTATCGTAGATGATAAAGTCGTGGGCGTCGTTGGTATAGACATGAATGTAGCAAAGTTACAAGAAACCGTGGGAGCTATAAAGCTTTATGATACAGATTATAGCTTTTTATTCTCTCATACAGGTAAATTTGTAGCCCACAATAAAGCCGAACTCATAGGCAAAAAGGCTACAGATATTAACCCGGATCTTCAAGTTTTTATAGATAGGCTATCAACAAACGAGTCGCTCGAGATAGAGACTGTTTCAGTTCTTACAAACCGTGCGGCAAAGATGGTGTATGCTGGTATTAGTGTGCCTGAATTTGATAAAAACTGGGGCATAGTTTTGGTGGCTGATGTAGACGAGACTTTAGCAGATGTCAATGAATTAAAAAATTTCATGATCATCTTTTCGCTAATCTCAGTCATAGTGCTATTCCTAACGATGTGGTCTTACTCTAGGACATTTGGTAAACGCATAGAAAGAGTAGCTAGCAACCTTGAGCACTTCTTTGAGTTTTTAAATTTCAAAACTGATAAAGCTGAACTAATAGCAATCAAAGCTAACGATGAGATTGGCAAAATGGGTATGCTCATAAATGATAATATCAAAATCACTCAGCAAAATTTAGTCGAGCAAAATGAGTTCATCGCTCAAGCTAGCGGTTTTGTGGATCAGATAAAACAAGGCAACTTCACTGCTACGCTTAACGCACATACCGCTCACCCAGCCCTAAACGAACTAAAAGAGACATTTGCTCAACTACAAAGAGCTCTTAAGGATGGTATAGCTAATAATGTAGTAGAGCTAAGTGGCTTACTAGATAAGTTTAAGAATCAAGACTATACAGGTAGAATGAATGACAATGGTCAAATAGCAGTTGGCATAAATGCTTTAGGTGATGCTATAACAGCTATGCTAAAGACAAATTTAGACCAAGCAGAAGTTCTTCAACAAAAAGCTCAAATCCTAGCTGATTCTATGAAACAAGTAACAGATGGAGCAAACTCTCAAGCAAATAGCTTACAAGAAAGTGCAGCAGCAGTTGAAGAGATGAGT